One genomic segment of Desulforamulus reducens MI-1 includes these proteins:
- a CDS encoding tyrosine-type recombinase/integrase: protein MSGIEEFKSYLLNQDKSINTIKSYVSHVEDYSRWFQESFGISFTKLYRENILDFKSYLLNIKNLNAKSINAKLAALMKLNEFILSKNIQEDIVVFKTDYIKVQTEYASPAIITRQDVESFRQTILENESKRDYAIVTLLAYSGMRISEAVNLKLSDVNLTAREIVVRYGKGKKQRLVIINDKVVNAIKTYLSERTKLRNRDSEYLFVSRESCRISRTRINHIFNGYSDKITPHMLRHFFCSYALEKGWSVHEVAGQAGHANIHTTLIYTNPSMEEMKRKSNLL from the coding sequence ATGTCAGGAATTGAAGAGTTCAAAAGTTATTTATTAAACCAGGATAAAAGCATAAATACTATAAAGTCTTATGTCAGCCATGTTGAAGACTATTCAAGGTGGTTTCAAGAAAGCTTTGGCATAAGCTTTACAAAACTATACCGTGAAAACATACTTGATTTTAAAAGCTATTTACTAAATATTAAAAATCTAAATGCAAAAAGCATTAACGCAAAACTTGCAGCTCTCATGAAATTAAATGAATTTATTTTAAGCAAAAATATACAAGAAGATATAGTTGTGTTTAAAACGGATTATATAAAAGTACAAACGGAATATGCCAGTCCAGCAATAATTACAAGGCAGGATGTAGAATCGTTTCGTCAAACGATACTTGAAAATGAAAGCAAAAGAGACTATGCCATAGTTACACTCCTTGCCTATTCCGGAATGCGTATCTCGGAGGCGGTAAATTTAAAGCTCTCCGATGTAAACCTTACGGCCAGAGAAATAGTAGTCCGTTACGGCAAAGGGAAAAAGCAGAGACTGGTTATTATTAATGACAAGGTAGTAAACGCTATAAAAACTTACTTAAGTGAACGGACAAAGTTGAGAAACAGAGACAGCGAATACCTTTTTGTAAGCAGGGAATCCTGCCGGATCAGCAGAACAAGGATAAACCATATATTTAACGGTTACAGCGATAAAATTACACCGCATATGTTACGACACTTCTTCTGTTCTTATGCTCTTGAAAAAGGCTGGTCGGTGCATGAAGTTGCAGGACAGGCCGGTCATGCGAATATTCATACCACGCTAATTTACACCAACCCATCTATGGAAGAAATGAAAAGAAAATCAAACTTACTGTAA
- a CDS encoding IS110 family transposase, with protein MNYKQKQRIEQLTESTLIIGADIAKSKHVARAQDFRGIELGKRLVFDNTRAGLTKLMHWIRTLMVEHGKDHALVGIEPTGHYWLPMAEFLRKEGVPVVVVNPLHVKRSKELDDNSPTKNDIKDARVIAQLVKDGRYSEPNLPTGVYAELRVGMVQRDRLNQDLNRVKGRIHNWLDRYFPEYTSVFKDWEGKASLMILNTCPLPREVIKTGTEAIVTLWKTEIKRAVGIKRANKLMQVARESIGLSTGIEFARHEIRMLLEQYDILCKQMEILMEAVQELLQQIPGSTEMMTIPGVGLVTVAGFLAEVGDLKGYEHGQQIIKLAGLNLKENSSGKHKGQSRISKRGRPRLRALLFKTVLVMVAKNREFKAIHQYLITRHGNPLKKKQSIVALCGKLIRILFTIGSKQTPYDAEQVLGVVRQVQLQEAA; from the coding sequence ATGAATTATAAACAAAAACAAAGAATTGAGCAACTCACTGAATCAACTTTAATTATTGGAGCCGATATTGCCAAATCTAAACACGTGGCACGTGCCCAGGATTTTAGGGGTATCGAGTTGGGGAAACGCTTGGTCTTTGACAACACTAGGGCGGGCTTAACCAAGCTGATGCATTGGATTAGAACCTTGATGGTAGAGCACGGTAAGGATCATGCTCTGGTAGGTATCGAACCCACAGGACACTACTGGTTACCAATGGCTGAGTTTTTGCGCAAAGAAGGTGTACCAGTTGTAGTTGTAAATCCGTTGCATGTTAAGAGAAGCAAGGAATTAGATGATAACTCGCCCACAAAGAACGACATCAAAGATGCAAGGGTAATTGCCCAATTAGTAAAAGATGGCCGTTACTCAGAACCCAACTTACCCACAGGTGTCTATGCGGAACTGCGGGTGGGAATGGTTCAAAGGGACCGTCTTAATCAAGACCTTAACCGAGTAAAAGGTAGAATCCACAACTGGCTTGACCGGTACTTCCCCGAGTACACAAGTGTTTTCAAAGATTGGGAAGGCAAAGCATCCTTGATGATATTAAATACTTGTCCACTCCCCCGGGAAGTCATCAAAACAGGCACAGAGGCAATTGTAACCCTGTGGAAAACTGAGATTAAACGGGCAGTTGGTATAAAAAGAGCTAACAAACTAATGCAGGTTGCTAGAGAATCCATCGGACTATCCACAGGGATAGAGTTTGCCCGTCATGAAATAAGGATGCTACTTGAACAATATGACATCCTGTGCAAACAGATGGAAATCCTGATGGAAGCAGTTCAAGAGTTACTGCAACAAATACCTGGAAGCACAGAAATGATGACCATTCCAGGAGTCGGTTTGGTTACAGTAGCCGGATTTCTTGCAGAAGTAGGCGACTTAAAAGGATATGAACATGGGCAACAAATCATAAAGTTGGCGGGCCTAAACCTAAAAGAGAACAGTTCTGGTAAACACAAGGGACAATCACGAATCAGTAAACGGGGGCGCCCCCGGCTGCGGGCCTTGTTATTTAAGACTGTGTTAGTCATGGTTGCAAAAAACCGAGAGTTTAAGGCCATCCACCAATATTTAATAACAAGGCATGGAAATCCCTTAAAGAAAAAGCAATCCATAGTTGCCCTCTGTGGAAAATTGATTCGTATTTTGTTCACCATAGGCAGTAAACAAACTCCATATGACGCGGAGCAAGTATTAGGCGTTGTTCGCCAAGTTCAATTACAGGAAGCTGCTTAA
- a CDS encoding HD domain-containing protein, producing the protein MNRVFQIQCTMLKKIAEFEGDTAQRDLPLDWERIHLVSCAKIGQILAIKRGVDLEMAAIACSIHDYGRIITGKQNNHAAAGYEPLKEFLAKCGFFTPHEIEILAVAAKNHSSKKEVGSPLEEIVKDADVLDCYQYNMPIEREEQKKRLENILQEIKL; encoded by the coding sequence ATGAATAGGGTTTTTCAAATACAGTGCACAATGTTAAAGAAAATTGCAGAATTTGAGGGTGACACAGCCCAAAGGGATCTGCCCTTGGACTGGGAAAGGATCCATCTGGTCAGTTGTGCAAAAATAGGTCAGATTCTTGCTATAAAACGTGGGGTTGATTTGGAGATGGCTGCCATAGCTTGTTCAATACACGACTATGGCCGCATTATAACAGGAAAACAAAATAACCATGCCGCTGCGGGTTATGAACCCTTAAAAGAATTTTTAGCGAAGTGTGGTTTTTTTACCCCGCACGAAATAGAAATACTGGCAGTGGCTGCAAAGAATCATAGCAGCAAAAAAGAAGTAGGAAGTCCTTTAGAAGAAATAGTAAAAGATGCCGACGTCCTGGACTGTTATCAATACAATATGCCCATAGAAAGAGAAGAGCAAAAGAAACGTCTGGAAAATATCCTCCAGGAAATTAAACTTTGA
- a CDS encoding transposase has translation MATLMAMGTNIGLVKMADSTPGITYRQMANAAQWRMYDDALKKVQAVLVNYQHKLLLASYWGDGTTSSSDGMRVQVGVSSMHAEHNPHYGSGKGTTMYRFVSDQFSSYYDKVINTNDRDAIHIVDGLLGHETELSIEQHSTDTAGYTDLVFGLTHLLGFRFAPRIRDLSDLKLYALTKLCDYPKLEDVLQGRISIKKIKENYDDVLRLAHSIQKGKVTASLIMSKLGSYARQNALATALREMGRIEKTIFILDYISSEDMRRKIHRILNKGELMNSLARAVFFAKRGEMRERDLQDQLQRTSALSIIMNSVSVWNTTYLEKAIEYLKSKKQFDDSLLRHISPLGWEHINFIGDYYFNAKNVPEQNTLRPLNVNPN, from the coding sequence ATGGCTACCTTAATGGCCATGGGAACCAACATAGGGCTAGTAAAAATGGCCGACTCAACACCTGGTATAACATATCGGCAGATGGCTAATGCCGCACAATGGCGAATGTATGACGATGCGTTGAAAAAGGTCCAGGCAGTTTTAGTAAATTATCAGCACAAACTTTTGCTTGCGTCATACTGGGGGGATGGCACAACATCTTCATCAGACGGAATGCGTGTCCAGGTAGGAGTATCTTCTATGCACGCAGAACACAATCCTCATTATGGTTCAGGCAAAGGCACCACAATGTACCGGTTTGTTTCAGACCAGTTTTCTTCGTACTATGACAAAGTAATTAATACAAATGACAGGGATGCAATCCATATAGTTGATGGTTTACTTGGACATGAAACGGAACTTAGCATAGAGCAGCATTCTACTGATACCGCCGGATATACAGATTTGGTATTTGGTTTGACTCATTTGCTAGGTTTTCGGTTTGCACCTAGGATAAGGGATTTATCTGATCTAAAACTGTACGCACTTACAAAGCTCTGCGATTATCCAAAGCTTGAAGACGTCTTACAGGGCCGTATAAGTATTAAAAAAATAAAAGAAAACTATGATGATGTTTTACGATTAGCCCATTCCATACAAAAAGGTAAAGTAACCGCATCATTAATTATGAGCAAGCTCGGTTCCTATGCCAGGCAAAATGCACTGGCAACAGCCCTCCGGGAAATGGGCCGTATTGAAAAAACCATCTTTATTCTTGATTATATTTCCAGTGAAGATATGCGTCGTAAAATACACCGCATATTGAACAAAGGGGAATTGATGAATTCTCTGGCCAGGGCTGTATTTTTTGCAAAGCGTGGAGAAATGCGGGAACGAGACCTGCAGGACCAACTTCAACGGACAAGTGCGTTAAGTATAATAATGAACTCTGTAAGTGTCTGGAATACTACATACCTTGAAAAAGCTATAGAATACCTGAAATCCAAAAAGCAATTTGATGATAGTCTTTTAAGGCATATATCTCCATTGGGATGGGAACACATTAATTTTATAGGGGATTATTACTTCAATGCTAAGAATGTACCTGAGCAAAACACATTAAGACCACTTAATGTAAATCCTAATTAG
- a CDS encoding DUF4367 domain-containing protein, whose translation MSEHKYTSIDELIKKSLKERAQKETDVDMDLAWEKFNNKYNSKPKFTSKWTGIACSLVFLLVAGLCFLPKEGTALNLKFLETIKSFVAGKVQTAQISFSTQEKEKDLENSLKPEVAQALKEVPYEVLLPADLTGQYNLEKAMTQKVGDSTKVMLFLKTTNSELVNISEINIIGDFNQATSYDTEDAVLEKVNVKGQNANLLTFKDGKKQLCWVDRDVFVTITGPLNQENLFILATSLRRVNLQ comes from the coding sequence TTGAGTGAACATAAATATACTTCCATTGATGAACTAATTAAAAAATCTCTTAAGGAACGAGCCCAAAAAGAAACTGACGTGGATATGGATTTAGCCTGGGAAAAGTTTAACAATAAGTATAACTCTAAGCCTAAATTCACCTCTAAATGGACAGGTATAGCTTGTTCATTAGTTTTTCTTCTGGTAGCTGGACTTTGTTTCCTGCCAAAAGAAGGAACCGCATTAAATTTAAAGTTTTTAGAGACTATCAAATCTTTTGTTGCCGGCAAAGTACAGACTGCCCAGATATCCTTTAGTACACAGGAAAAAGAAAAAGACTTGGAGAACTCTCTGAAACCAGAGGTTGCCCAAGCCTTAAAAGAAGTACCCTATGAAGTTTTGCTACCAGCAGACCTTACTGGCCAGTATAATCTTGAAAAAGCCATGACTCAAAAGGTCGGGGATTCTACTAAAGTTATGTTATTTTTAAAAACCACAAATTCTGAGCTGGTAAATATCAGCGAGATTAATATAATTGGTGACTTTAATCAGGCAACATCCTACGATACAGAGGATGCAGTATTAGAAAAAGTTAATGTCAAGGGACAGAATGCAAATTTATTAACTTTTAAGGATGGTAAAAAACAGCTATGCTGGGTTGACAGAGATGTTTTTGTTACCATAACAGGCCCATTAAACCAAGAAAACCTATTTATTCTGGCCACTTCTTTAAGAAGGGTTAATCTACAGTAA
- a CDS encoding site-2 protease family protein: MDNYKNDENTNELTTNEQTAPHWEEESMPETEKKKSILSKLGIVGILLAALKFGKLATLGKFLLAALKASKFAGTIISMALTIVIYAQVYGWFFAIGFVASIFVHEMGHYITSKKIGMNVTAPMFIPFIGAFIGMKEAPRSVKEEALSALGGPLAGAFATLICLTFYYLTKTPYWVGLAYVSAFLNLFNLLPFGPLDGGRITKALSPMIWVIGLVLTIVLIIKLKSFILVLVLIVGIVEVVSMIRNKSETAKYLEVDPGFRLKIGLSYMGLLVILAIFMMYSFDISQEFIKSH; this comes from the coding sequence ATGGACAACTATAAGAATGATGAAAACACCAATGAACTAACCACTAATGAACAAACCGCTCCTCACTGGGAAGAAGAAAGTATGCCAGAAACAGAAAAGAAAAAAAGTATTTTATCAAAGCTAGGTATTGTTGGCATTTTACTTGCTGCTTTAAAATTTGGCAAGCTGGCAACCCTAGGCAAGTTTCTCTTAGCTGCTTTAAAGGCATCAAAGTTTGCTGGTACAATAATTAGCATGGCTTTAACCATTGTGATTTACGCTCAAGTATATGGCTGGTTTTTTGCCATTGGTTTTGTGGCATCGATTTTTGTGCATGAAATGGGTCACTATATAACCAGCAAAAAAATTGGTATGAATGTAACAGCACCCATGTTCATACCGTTCATAGGTGCATTTATTGGCATGAAAGAAGCACCCCGGAGTGTTAAGGAAGAGGCCCTCTCAGCCCTGGGCGGGCCGTTAGCCGGGGCCTTTGCCACGCTGATTTGTCTGACCTTCTATTATTTAACTAAAACTCCCTATTGGGTAGGCTTGGCCTATGTAAGTGCCTTCCTAAACCTTTTTAACCTATTACCCTTTGGTCCTCTGGATGGCGGCAGAATTACAAAGGCGTTATCCCCGATGATTTGGGTCATAGGATTAGTCCTAACCATTGTTTTAATTATAAAATTAAAGTCGTTTATACTGGTTTTGGTTTTAATTGTAGGCATTGTTGAAGTGGTATCCATGATAAGAAATAAATCCGAAACTGCTAAATACCTTGAAGTTGATCCAGGGTTTCGTCTAAAGATAGGCCTTTCATATATGGGGTTATTAGTGATCTTAGCCATTTTTATGATGTATTCCTTTGATATTTCTCAAGAATTTATAAAATCCCATTAA
- a CDS encoding IS256 family transposase, whose translation MQNSSFIKELAKGCRTVEDVQEKLRDLFKDTLQEVFEAEMDEHLGYEKHDTAGINSGNNRNGYSKKNVKTTFGKTELEIPRDRNGEFEPQILKKYQTTSNQLEDQVIAMYGKGMSTRDIEDHMRDIYGIDVSPTMVSRITDKIMPMVIEWQSRPLDRVYPIVFLDAIHFKVRQDNRIINKAAYSVLGITMDGHKEILGIWVGEHESSKFWLGVCNDLKSRGVEDILIACKDGLSGFSEAINTAFPKTQIQLCVIHQIRNSLKYVPYKYRKELMKDLKKVYQALTIEEAEFAFEEFKEKWGSKYPVVIKSWENNWVELTTYFQYPRGIRRMIYTTNVIEGYHRQLRKVTKTKTAYPSDEALVKMLYLATLDASKKWTMPLREWRECISQFLIFFGDRLDQRDVG comes from the coding sequence ATGCAAAACTCGTCTTTTATTAAGGAACTAGCAAAAGGTTGTCGTACAGTTGAAGATGTTCAGGAGAAACTTAGGGACCTATTTAAGGACACACTACAAGAAGTATTTGAAGCGGAGATGGACGAACATCTGGGTTATGAAAAGCATGATACTGCTGGTATAAACAGTGGTAATAATCGTAATGGTTACAGTAAAAAGAATGTTAAGACTACGTTCGGTAAAACAGAACTTGAGATTCCCCGGGATCGTAACGGGGAGTTTGAACCTCAAATTCTAAAGAAATACCAAACAACCTCCAATCAGTTGGAAGATCAGGTTATCGCAATGTATGGCAAAGGGATGTCTACTAGGGATATTGAAGACCATATGCGTGATATTTATGGTATCGATGTTTCACCAACTATGGTTAGCAGAATTACCGACAAAATCATGCCAATGGTAATAGAGTGGCAGTCTAGACCCTTAGATAGGGTATATCCAATCGTGTTCTTAGATGCTATTCACTTCAAGGTGCGCCAGGACAACAGGATAATTAATAAAGCTGCCTATAGTGTTTTAGGCATCACTATGGATGGACATAAGGAAATATTGGGCATTTGGGTCGGTGAACATGAGAGTTCTAAGTTCTGGCTGGGTGTGTGCAACGACCTTAAAAGCCGTGGTGTAGAAGATATTCTTATTGCTTGTAAAGACGGGCTTTCCGGCTTTTCTGAGGCTATCAATACTGCTTTCCCAAAAACACAAATTCAACTCTGTGTGATACATCAAATACGCAATTCCCTTAAATATGTACCTTACAAGTATCGAAAGGAGCTAATGAAAGATTTAAAGAAAGTTTATCAGGCATTAACCATAGAAGAGGCAGAGTTTGCCTTTGAGGAGTTCAAAGAAAAGTGGGGTAGTAAATATCCCGTAGTAATTAAATCTTGGGAAAACAATTGGGTTGAGTTAACCACGTATTTTCAGTATCCCCGGGGAATACGTAGAATGATATATACAACTAATGTTATTGAAGGTTACCACCGGCAACTAAGGAAAGTAACTAAAACAAAAACAGCCTATCCTTCGGATGAGGCATTAGTAAAAATGCTCTATCTCGCCACACTTGATGCATCTAAGAAATGGACCATGCCTTTAAGGGAATGGCGAGAATGCATATCCCAGTTTTTGATATTTTTTGGTGATCGCCTTGACCAAAGAGACGTTGGATAA
- a CDS encoding DUF4158 domain-containing protein, with amino-acid sequence MASPEILLTEEQRLEFTQISPDISEWEIAKYYTFTDYDLEIINRHRRDYNRLGFAVQLAHLRYPGWTFSNNGEIPSRVLSYISEQVIVDPKALQLYAQRENTRLEYLQEIREIYKYRNFSENELEYVKQLLLVSAMENDNAIYLVRIAVEELSKKKIILPGITTLEKITIEARTEAYNRVIKIVNESITPEQKTKLDEFIESPFENNKTVLAWLKEDPHYPSPKEFIKVVDRLNKIRELNLNINIAEIHPNRVRQLSRLGSKYEPHSFRRFDEDKRYAMLALYIYDLSQTLVDRAIEINDRLINEFLSKGRKKQEEIQKQNGKALNEKVVHYVNLVKALVKARTEGLDPYKTIESYVMPWNKLLTSGEEADKLARPIDYDYLDLLDNRYNYLRKYTPKLLEFIEFGSSNSSLKSLIEAINTINKMNQNNKKSVPDDAPFSFIPNRWNKNVFEKDGSINRHYYEMAALTELRNRIRSGDVSVVGSRNYKDFDDYLIPKSEWEATKLTESKLAVNLSVDEYMKERVESLIRRLDWVSKNVGKLSGVRLENGNIHVDKLEKDVPDEANELSRELYGLLPRIKLPELLIEVSNWTGFDRHFIHASTRNPPKNEEKP; translated from the coding sequence TTGGCTTCTCCAGAAATATTATTAACTGAAGAACAAAGGCTTGAGTTCACACAAATATCACCGGATATAAGCGAGTGGGAAATAGCAAAGTATTATACCTTTACGGATTATGATTTGGAAATCATTAACCGGCACCGTAGAGACTATAATAGGCTCGGCTTTGCTGTACAATTGGCACATTTACGTTATCCCGGCTGGACCTTTAGCAATAATGGGGAAATTCCTAGTAGAGTTTTGTCCTATATTTCAGAACAGGTAATTGTTGATCCAAAAGCACTCCAATTATATGCCCAGAGGGAAAACACCAGGCTTGAGTACCTTCAGGAAATTCGTGAAATTTATAAATACCGAAACTTCTCCGAAAATGAGCTTGAATATGTTAAGCAACTTTTGCTTGTTAGTGCTATGGAAAACGACAATGCTATATATTTAGTGCGAATAGCTGTAGAAGAACTAAGTAAGAAAAAAATTATTCTTCCTGGAATAACAACTCTTGAAAAGATAACTATTGAAGCAAGAACCGAAGCATACAATAGGGTTATCAAAATAGTGAATGAATCAATTACTCCTGAACAAAAAACAAAACTGGACGAATTTATTGAATCCCCATTTGAGAATAATAAAACCGTTCTGGCATGGCTCAAAGAAGACCCACACTACCCATCACCAAAGGAATTTATAAAAGTTGTTGACCGCCTTAATAAAATAAGGGAACTTAATCTTAATATCAATATTGCAGAAATACACCCCAACAGGGTGCGTCAGCTTTCAAGACTTGGCTCAAAATATGAACCTCATTCCTTCCGACGTTTCGATGAGGACAAGAGGTACGCTATGTTGGCCCTGTACATTTATGACCTTTCCCAAACCTTGGTGGACCGGGCTATTGAAATCAATGATAGACTAATAAATGAATTTCTGTCAAAGGGACGTAAGAAGCAAGAGGAAATACAAAAGCAAAATGGAAAAGCCTTGAATGAAAAGGTCGTTCACTATGTAAATTTGGTAAAGGCATTAGTAAAAGCCCGAACCGAAGGGCTAGACCCCTACAAGACTATCGAGTCATATGTAATGCCATGGAATAAACTTTTGACATCAGGTGAAGAAGCAGATAAATTAGCAAGGCCCATTGATTATGATTATCTTGACTTGTTAGATAATAGATATAATTACCTCCGTAAGTATACACCGAAATTACTGGAATTTATTGAATTCGGCTCTAGTAATAGTTCACTCAAATCTTTAATTGAAGCCATAAACACTATTAATAAAATGAACCAGAATAATAAAAAAAGTGTTCCTGATGACGCTCCATTTTCCTTTATCCCAAACCGTTGGAATAAAAACGTTTTCGAAAAGGATGGCTCAATTAACCGCCATTATTATGAAATGGCTGCACTAACAGAGTTAAGAAACCGTATACGTTCAGGAGATGTATCAGTAGTAGGAAGCCGTAATTATAAAGATTTTGATGACTATTTAATACCAAAAAGCGAATGGGAGGCTACAAAGCTTACCGAATCGAAACTGGCAGTCAACTTGTCTGTTGACGAGTATATGAAGGAACGGGTTGAGAGCTTAATTAGGAGACTGGATTGGGTATCAAAGAATGTTGGAAAGTTATCTGGTGTAAGACTGGAAAATGGAAATATTCATGTTGATAAACTTGAAAAAGATGTCCCTGATGAGGCGAATGAATTAAGCAGAGAGCTTTATGGCCTCCTTCCTAGAATTAAGCTGCCCGAACTGTTAATCGAAGTATCAAACTGGACAGGCTTTGACAGACATTTTATTCATGCCTCAACGAGAAACCCACCAAAGAACGAAGAAAAACCATAG
- a CDS encoding RNA polymerase sigma factor: MNKEFSKLIFELYYEPAFQAAYFYCGDAAISEEAAQEAIYKAIQNIDQLRDPEKIEAWIKKITINNVNSILNKYKKVVSIELIGPIVDSIEKSPEYVVSSKDTISAVNKAIDTLDPVMKQIIHLYYYQEMKVKDISILIQKPEGTVKTLLYRARILIKNHLVKEGYVIGTSEGGLKVE; the protein is encoded by the coding sequence GTGAATAAGGAATTTAGTAAATTAATTTTTGAATTGTATTATGAGCCTGCCTTCCAAGCCGCTTATTTTTATTGTGGTGATGCCGCAATTTCTGAGGAGGCGGCACAAGAAGCAATCTATAAGGCAATTCAAAACATAGACCAACTAAGAGATCCAGAAAAAATTGAGGCGTGGATAAAGAAAATCACAATAAATAATGTAAATAGTATATTAAATAAATATAAAAAAGTGGTTAGTATAGAGCTAATTGGCCCAATTGTTGACTCTATAGAAAAGTCTCCGGAATATGTGGTAAGTTCGAAGGATACTATTTCTGCGGTAAATAAAGCAATAGATACTCTAGACCCCGTTATGAAACAGATAATTCATCTTTATTACTATCAGGAAATGAAGGTAAAGGATATCTCTATTTTGATTCAAAAACCAGAGGGAACGGTTAAAACACTATTATATAGAGCTAGGATTCTTATCAAAAACCATTTAGTTAAAGAAGGGTACGTAATAGGTACCTCGGAAGGTGGGTTGAAGGTTGAGTGA
- a CDS encoding retropepsin-like aspartic protease, protein MNLKLKYGLPFTTVVLTHKGKSLSFDNFLIDTGSASTIIAAEIAVELGLGPEPLDVIRKIRGVGGTEYVYEKHISKIQLGTKKLTQFKIQIGDMDYGFEIDGILGMDYLMKSKVVIDLENMILV, encoded by the coding sequence ATGAATTTAAAACTAAAATACGGGCTGCCTTTCACTACTGTTGTACTGACTCACAAAGGAAAATCGCTTAGTTTTGATAATTTCTTGATAGATACTGGCTCTGCATCTACGATCATTGCTGCTGAAATTGCTGTGGAATTAGGTTTGGGTCCAGAACCATTGGATGTTATCAGAAAAATTCGCGGTGTTGGTGGAACAGAATATGTATATGAGAAGCATATAAGTAAAATCCAGTTAGGTACTAAAAAACTGACCCAATTTAAAATACAAATTGGTGACATGGACTATGGATTTGAGATTGACGGAATACTGGGAATGGATTATTTAATGAAATCTAAAGTTGTTATAGATTTGGAAAACATGATACTTGTGTAA